The following are encoded together in the Oncorhynchus gorbuscha isolate QuinsamMale2020 ecotype Even-year linkage group LG03, OgorEven_v1.0, whole genome shotgun sequence genome:
- the si:dkey-42i9.4 gene encoding protein BTG1: MKTEVSTAANFISRLLKTTGLLSEEQLHHFSYSLEKSLGEHYQHHWFPHAPCRGSAYRCIRINENHKMDPVIGEAAGTIGLTREQLFTLLPSELTMWVDPYEVSYRIGEDGSICVLYESEPSSSSTQPETASIQSQEDSNNRTISGSCKGELRVGMGRSKTPKSFTTIRISSS; encoded by the exons ATGAAAACGGAGGTATCCACAGCAGCGAATTTCATCTCCAGATTACTGAAAACAACTGGACTGCTATCCGAGGAGCAACTTCATCATTTCAGCTATTCCCTCGAAAAATCTCTGGGAG AGCACTACCAACACCACTGGTTCCCTCACGCTCCTTGCCGGGGCTCAGCTTACAGATGCATCAGAATCAACGAGAACCACAAGATGGACCCAGTCATCGGTGAAGCCGCCGGCACCATCGGACTGACCAGAGAACAGCTCTTCACCCTTCTGCCCAGTGAGCTTACCATGTGGGTGGATCCATACGAGGTGTCATACCGGATAGGAGAGGACGGCTCCATCTGCGTTCTCTATGAATCTGAGCCATCGTCATCGTCAACACAGCCTGAAACAGCCTCTATCCAGAGCCAAGAGGACAGCAACAACAGAACCATTTCGGGCAGCTGCAAAGGTGAACTGagagtggggatggggaggtcCAAAACGCCCAAGTCCTTCACCACAATAAGGATTTCCAGCAGCTAA